In the Streptomyces spororaveus genome, TGGCGGAGGTCAGGTACCAGCGCCCGGCCTCCTTGAGCTCGCCGCGTGCCTCCAGCAGGGCGCCCAGGTGCAGCGCGGCACGGCGGTGCCCACGCGCGGCCGCCTGCCGGTACCACTGCTCGGCCTCGGTGGGGTCGCCCTTGCGCAGGTGCCTCGCGAGCCGGTACGCGGCTTCGCGGTGCCCCTGTTCGGCGGCGGCGCGGAACCAGCGCTCGACGCCCTTGTCCCCGCGGTGTTCCAGCAGGTCGGCCAGCCCGTACGCGCCCAGCGCATGGCCGGACTCGGCCGCCTGCCGCATCCAGTACTCGGCGGCGGGCTCGTCCCCCCGCTCACGGAAGTAGCGGCCCAGGGCGTGCGCGGCGGGCGCGGATCCGGCGACGGCGGCGACCCGCCACCAGCCGGCCGCGTCCTCGGGGTAGCCCCGCTGGTGGAGCAGCACTCCGAGGTTGTTCGCGGCGGCGCGGTCCCCTTCGCCGGTCGCACCCCGCAGGTACGGTTCGGCGCCGTCGAGGTCGCCGCGGCGCAGCAGCAGCGCACCGAGCACGCTCATGGCCCCGGGGTCGCCCTTGTCGGCGGCCACCCGGTGCCGGGCTTCGAGCTCGGCGTCGCTCGCCGTGTCGGTCTCGGCGAACATCTCCTCCGCGCTGTGCTTGTCCAAGAACTCCGCATCGGTCAGTGCGGTCTGCGCGTCGACGACCGGAGCCGCCCCCTCGGCCTCTGTGTCCGTCCCGGACTCCGCCCTCACAAACCGCCCTGTCTCCAGCAGAGTTGACCTGTCCCCCATAAATCCCATCGTCGCATCACCTGCTACCCGCGTACACCTGGTATGTCGCAGCCAGTGAGGTCACTACAGCGTTTTGTCGACATGCCCACAGTGAGGTAAGTCAAACACGCTCCACCCACAAGTCACCCTCCCCGGCTACCGCGTGTCCGTCCCGGACATGACGAAGGCCCGGATCCCATGGATCCGGGCCTTCATCTTCAGTAGCGGGGACAGGATTTGAACCTGCGACCTCTGGGTTATGAGCCCAGCGAGCTACCGAGCTGCTCCACCCCGCGTCGGTGAAACCACAGTATCACGACGCGGGGTGGAACCATTACCCATTGATCACTGGCCCGCCGGGGTGGGCGGTGCCTGCTTCGCCTCGGCCGCGATCGCCCGCTCCAGCGCGGCCTTGATCTCGTCCTGGGCCTTGCCGAAGGCCGCCCAGTCGCCGGCCTGACGGGCCTTCTCGGCGTCCTCGATGGCCTTCTGCGCGTCACCGAGGGCCGCCTTGACCGTGGGGTCCTGGGCCTTCGGCGGCGTGACCGTACCGTCGCCCGGAGGCTGGACCGGCGGCACCGGAACGGTCGGCGCCTCCGCCCCGAAGACCACGTTCAGCGCCTTCTCCAGCGTGTCCTCGAAGGCCGTCTGGTTGCCGTAGGTCACGAGCACCTTGCGCAGCAGCGGGTACTTCAGGCCGGAGCTGCGGACGTAGACCGGCTCCACGTAGAGCATCCCGCCGTCGAGCGGCACCGCGAGCAGGTTGCCGTACTCGATCTCCGAGTCACCACCGCGCAGCAGGCGGATGGACTCGGCGATCTTCGGTTCCGACTGGAACTTGCTCTGCACCTGACCGGGGCCGTCCGGCGGCTTGCTGGTCGGCATCTTCAGAATGCGGATCTTGCCGTACTCCGGGGTGCCCGGATCGGCGTTGACCGCCATGAAGGCACTCAGGTTGGGCCGCTCGTTCGGCGTGAACGTCGTGGTGAGCGAGAAGACCTGGTCCTTCTCCTTCTGGCCCGGCATCTTCATCGAGAGGTAGTACGGCGGAACCGCCGTACCGGCCTTGGTCGTCGGGTCGTCCGGGACCGCCCACGCCTCACTGCCGCTGAGGAAGGTCTGCGGGTCGGTGACGTGGTACCGGGTCAGCAGCTCGCGCTGGACCTTGAAGAGGTCCTGCGGGTAGCGCAGGTGGTCCATCAGCGGCTTGGAGATGTCGGCCTTGGGCTTCACCGTCCCCGGGAACGCCTTCATCCAGGTCTTCAGGACCGGGTCCGCGGTGTCCCACTGGTACAGGTCGACCGAGCCGTCGTACGCGTCGACGGTGGCCTTCACCGAGTTCCGGATGTAGTTGACCTGGTTCTCCTGGGCGACCACCGCGCGCTGGCTGTTGGTCAGCGAGTCCGCGGTGCTCTGGCCCAGCGTGGTGCGCGAGGCGTACGGGTAGCCGTTGGTGGTCGTGTACGCGTCGACGATCCACTTGATCCGGCCGTCGATCACGGCCGGGTAGGGCGCGCCGTCGATGGTCAGCCACGGTGCGACAGCCTCGACGCGCTGCTTGGGCGTGCGGTTGTAGAGGATCCGCGAGCCGTCACCGATGGCGCCCGAGTAGAGGATCTGCGGCTCGTTGAAGGCGAGCGCGTAGGCGGCCCGGTTGACCGGGTTGTCGAGATTGACGCCGGAGTCGCCCTTGTAGCTCGTCTCCTTCTCGCCCTTGTCGTCCGAGTAGTCGAGCTCCTTCTGCGGCCCGCCGACGATCGAGTACTGCTTCGTCTGCTCGCCGTAGTAGATGCGCTGCTCGAAGTCCGTGCCGAACACACCCTTGGAGGGCAGGTCGGACTGGGTGAAGTCGGGAGCGCCCTCCTTCACGGTGGTGCCCTTGGCGGCGACCACGCCGTAGCCGTGCGTGTACTTGAAGTGGTCGTTGATCCAGTTGTTCTTCGGGATGCCGCCGATGTTCAGCTCGCGCAGCCCGATGACCGTGTCCTGGCCGCTGTACCGGTCCACGGCGAGCGTGGACGGGAAGGCGTAGTAGCCCTTGACCTGCTGGAGCTGCTGGAAGGCCGGCGAGACGATGTTCGGGTCCAGGATGCGGATGCTGGCCGTGGTGTCGGCCTGCGGGCGCAGCTTGGTCCGGTCCTCGGTCTGCGGGACGCCCGGATAGTCCTTGACCTCGGAGCCCGCGATGCCGTAGGCGTCGCGCGTGGCCTTGATGTTCTTCTGGACGTACGGGGATTCCTTGGCCTGCTCGTTCGGCTGGACCTGGAACTTCTGCACGATCGCCGGGTAGAGCCCGCCGATCAGGATCGCCGACAGCACCATCAGGCCGAAGCCGATGACCGGGAGCTGCCAGGTGCGGCGCCACAGCGTCGCGAAAAACAGCACGGCGCAGATCGCGGCGATCGCGACGAGGATCGTCTTCGCCGGCAGGTAGGCGTTGGCGTCGACGTAGCGCAGGCCCGTCCAGTTGTCGGCGGCCTTGAAGTCGCTGGACTTCACGGCGAGGCCGTACCGGTCGAGCCAGTAGGCGACCGCCTTGAGCGTGACGAAGAGGCCGAGCAGCACCGACAGGTGCCCGGTGGCGGCGGCGGTGGCCCGCGCACCCGGGCTGGTCACGCGCAGTCCGCCGTACAGGTAGTGCACGACGGCCGCGGCGATCACCGACAGCACGACGGCGGCGAAGCCGAAGCCGAGCAGGAAGCGGTACCAGGGCAGGTCGAAGGTGTAGAAGGACACGTCCATGTGGAACTGGGGGTCCTTCGTGCCGAAGGTCACCCCGTTCACGTACATGAGCCAGGTCTTCCACTGGCCGGCCGCCGAGGCGCCCGCGATCAGGCCGACGAGCACGGCGATGCCCAGGAGCAGCCACTTCTTGTACGGGGCGATGCTCATCCGGTAGCGGTCGAGGCTCTGCTGCTCCATCGTCATCGCGCTGAGCGGCGGCCGCAGCCGGTGTGCGAGCCAGATGTTCAGCCCCACCGCACCGGCCATCAGCAGACCGAAGACGGCGAACAGGCCGATCTTGGTCCACAGGGTGGTGGTGAAGACGGTGGAGTACTTCACGGAGCGGAACCAGAGCCAGTCAGTCCAGAAGCCCGCGAACATGATGAAGAGCATGGCCAGGACGGCCAGCACGCCCAGGGTCATCAGGAGAGTTCGGGCCCGCCGGGAGGGGCGGCCGACTCTCATCCGTGGCCCCGAAGGGCCTCCGCCGCGGTCCGGCATCTGGAAAGCCAAGGTGCGCACCTCGAAAGTCGCTGAGTCTGGTAATGAACGGGCCCCCGATCGTAGAGCCCACTCATGCAACTTACTGAGGCTTTGGTCAGTTCCCGGTAATCGATGGAAAGGAGGCAGGATGTTGCCCATGTCCAACCTTTCTCCTTCCCCCGGCACCCCCATGGCGGCCAGTCCGCTGACCCGTGCCTGCCTTGAGATCGACGAGTACGCGGCCGGCCTCGGCTGGGACAAGCCCGCACGGCTCTTCGCGCTCGTCGACACCGCGCGGCTCAAGAAGCAGGAGCCGCGGCTGGCGAGCCAGCTCGGTCTCGA is a window encoding:
- a CDS encoding UPF0182 family membrane protein; this encodes MPDRGGGPSGPRMRVGRPSRRARTLLMTLGVLAVLAMLFIMFAGFWTDWLWFRSVKYSTVFTTTLWTKIGLFAVFGLLMAGAVGLNIWLAHRLRPPLSAMTMEQQSLDRYRMSIAPYKKWLLLGIAVLVGLIAGASAAGQWKTWLMYVNGVTFGTKDPQFHMDVSFYTFDLPWYRFLLGFGFAAVVLSVIAAAVVHYLYGGLRVTSPGARATAAATGHLSVLLGLFVTLKAVAYWLDRYGLAVKSSDFKAADNWTGLRYVDANAYLPAKTILVAIAAICAVLFFATLWRRTWQLPVIGFGLMVLSAILIGGLYPAIVQKFQVQPNEQAKESPYVQKNIKATRDAYGIAGSEVKDYPGVPQTEDRTKLRPQADTTASIRILDPNIVSPAFQQLQQVKGYYAFPSTLAVDRYSGQDTVIGLRELNIGGIPKNNWINDHFKYTHGYGVVAAKGTTVKEGAPDFTQSDLPSKGVFGTDFEQRIYYGEQTKQYSIVGGPQKELDYSDDKGEKETSYKGDSGVNLDNPVNRAAYALAFNEPQILYSGAIGDGSRILYNRTPKQRVEAVAPWLTIDGAPYPAVIDGRIKWIVDAYTTTNGYPYASRTTLGQSTADSLTNSQRAVVAQENQVNYIRNSVKATVDAYDGSVDLYQWDTADPVLKTWMKAFPGTVKPKADISKPLMDHLRYPQDLFKVQRELLTRYHVTDPQTFLSGSEAWAVPDDPTTKAGTAVPPYYLSMKMPGQKEKDQVFSLTTTFTPNERPNLSAFMAVNADPGTPEYGKIRILKMPTSKPPDGPGQVQSKFQSEPKIAESIRLLRGGDSEIEYGNLLAVPLDGGMLYVEPVYVRSSGLKYPLLRKVLVTYGNQTAFEDTLEKALNVVFGAEAPTVPVPPVQPPGDGTVTPPKAQDPTVKAALGDAQKAIEDAEKARQAGDWAAFGKAQDEIKAALERAIAAEAKQAPPTPAGQ